In Opisthocomus hoazin isolate bOpiHoa1 chromosome 3, bOpiHoa1.hap1, whole genome shotgun sequence, a genomic segment contains:
- the LOC142360922 gene encoding uncharacterized protein LOC142360922, which produces MKLLPSVNQESSALSNGSSFKPAFIRYFCSARGDRAPVTLPVKVLALIFTQNSDASKPPPFLLHTEGCRQLKVPFEDLKGAKGTVGSPPHKYPLVKTEFVYEDDGDNRPLIITKEIPFAATELAKLRKDFARTTRELETEYVWWVSLSGWDRILLLEREAEGYWGPGVFLTPSERRALWSLTQRAEHWAAGLNPLERGDPLATTGTTDQLLESVQKVACLQMMYDRELKPNLSSPMLLLADPERMTPQLRGLPDSLKPTGIQRQRRIQNTPSEGRTAATLEGGVTPDRRQPGSKVWMCGEIAQELISCGRRYGPVNRPYQRAETRALRAAEQGSGQSFFSGRSPDLAGKEKPLIRQGIWQLGLQKGIPRDLMHGLLTKKVEQLVQRWVQAAQGALCYVWLVRPEDFAARGVSPRLPAAETPEASPSQSGPTLHVHPSAVCGAGSAPVPLVWLQPPGVNFGWKPGL; this is translated from the exons atgaagctgcttccatcggtgaaccaggagtcttCTGCGCTTTCCAATGGTTCCTCCTTTAaaccag ctTTCATAAGGTACTTCTGCTCAGCAAGAGGTGACAGAGCTCCCGTCACCCTCCCGGTAAAAGTCCTTGCTCTGATCTTTACCCAAAACTCAGATGCTTCCAAGCCTCCACCTTTCCTCCTCCATACTGAAGGGTGTAGGCAGCTGAAGGTGCCCTTT gaggacttgaagggagcaaaaggGACTGTAGGGAGCCCCCCCCACAAGTACCCgttggttaaaacagaattcgTATATGAAGATGACGGTGATAATCGCCCCCTgattattactaaagaaatcccttttgcggcAACTGAATTGGCAAAGCTGCGGAAAGATTTTGCAAGAACCACGAGAGAACTGGAGACAGAATATGTCTGgtgggtgtccctgtcggggTGGGACAGGATCTTGTTGTTggaaagggaagcggaagggtactggggcccgGGCGTGTTCTTAACCCCCAGTGAACGCCGAGCCCTGtggtcgctgactcagagggccGAGCACTGGGCCGCGGGGTTgaacccgctggagaggggggatcccctggccacCACAGGCACGACAGATCAGttattggaaagtgtgcagaaagtggcttgccttcagatgatgtatgaccgggagctcaagcctaatctgagctccccgatgctgctgctggcagaccccgaaagaatgactccccagctacgggggcttcccgattccctgaaacccaCAGGGATCCAGCGGCAGaggagaattcaaaacacccccagcgaggGGAGAACCGCGGCTACCCTGGAGGGGGGAGTGACCCCCGACCGTCGGCAGCCGGGGAGCAAAGTGTGGATGTGcggggagatagcccaagagctgattagcTGTGGGAGGAGATACGGACCTGTTAACCGGCCATATCAaagggctgaaaccagagccCTGCGAGCCGCAGAACAAGGGAGTGGGCAGTCGTTTTTCTCGGGGAGAAGCCCGGAtctggctgggaaagaaaagcccctaaTTCGGCAGGGGAtctggcagttagggcttcagaagggcattccccgggACCTCATGCATGGACTCCTGACCAAGAAGGTggaacagcttgtgcagagatg GGTGCAGGCAGCTCAAGGTGCCCTTTGTTACGTGTGGCTGGTGAGGCCAGAGGATTTTGCAGCCCGGGGGGTTTCTCCTCGCCTCCCGGCGGCCGAGACCCCCGAGGCCTCCCCATCCCAGTCCGGCCCG ACTCTGCACGTCCACCCCAGCGCAGTCTGCGGCGCCGGCAGCGCTCCGGTGCCTCTGGTTTGGCTCCAGCCGCCGGGCGTTAACTTTGGGTGGAAGCCGGGTTTGTAG
- the LOC142360923 gene encoding syntabulin-like: MEHLAYDRTEADLSSSSSTGSISAPEARVTAAGSQRSSFSRNRGPYGQNNGSLSCKSAASPPASRQKEPLSALCKNQLTPANIRQNYRASSGTSSSSGSYKGSDSSPALRCSGGCHACGAHYKIKPPNPEQDLTALQQKEATLRHLKTKLKESESKLKEREIEIAELKAQLGRMKEDWIEEECKHVEGDLALNEARSKIKQLEQVIEAMKNNAVEKDQKIQKYFLDISIENKKLESLLQSMEMAQNSSAMDEQCLQYSCDAEGKPSALCATMPESLMAEDQALEEVADSRLLLSEDTSNGTDSAEESWSSTGCEWSDPAPSSCVVKKLMLDSVADEKLTSSRQEEKSSSVMVEQAVQTDAVPYSLDVEQLIQNVFRAQDACSPVQSLCRKVEHRVGENHFMKELDFTDPHDDEAFGYVNTCSQAGRKRRYWSSSLLRDVPAVAAPVVSTVMWAFSTQRGGLDYIYNIGALLRGCCLVALHSLRHTLFSVKT; this comes from the exons atggagcaccttgcctacGACC gaactgaagccgatttgagctcttcaagcagcacaggcagtatttcagcacctgaagcccgtgtgactgctgctggaagccaaagatcttctttttctcgcaa tcgtggcccttacggtcagaataacggatccttatcctgcaagtccgcagccagcccacctgcttcccgtcagaaggagcctctgtcagccctgtgcaaaaaccagctgactcctgccaacatccgtcagaattacagggcttcttcaggcaccagcagcagctcaggctcctacaaaggaagcgacagcagcccagcgctgag gtgttcagggggatgccatgcttgtggtgcccactacaagattaagccaccaaatccagagcaggatttgactgctctgcagcagaaagaagctacattgcggcatttgaaaacaaagctgaaggaatcggagagcaaacttaaagaaag ggaaatagaaatagcagagctcaaagctcagctgggacgcatgaAGGAAGACTGGATTGAAGAAGAGTGTAAGCATGTGGAGGGGGATCTGGCCTTAAacgaagcaagaagcaaaattaagcAGCTCGagcaggttattgaagccatgaaaaacaatgctgttgagaaagaccaaaaaattcagaaatacttcttagACATCAGCattgaaaataagaaactggaatctttgctgcagagcatggaaatggctcagaacagctctgcgatggacgagcagtgcctgcagtacagctgtgacgcagaggggaagccatcagcgttgtgtgccacgatgccagagagcctcatggcagaggaccaagctctggaggaggtggcagatagcaggctTCTTCTTAGTGAGGACACATCTAATgggactgattcagctgaagagagctggagcagcacaggTTGTGAGTGGAGTGATCCCGCTCCCTCCAGTTGTGTTGTGAAGAAACTGATGCTTGACAGTGTTGCAGATGAAAAACTAACTTCTTCGcggcaggaggagaaaagcagcagtgtgatGGTGGAACAGGCCGTCCAGACTGACGCGGTGCCATATAGCCTAGATGTGGAGCAGCTCATTCAGAACGTCTTCAGAGCTCAGGATGCCTGTTCTCCTGTGCAGTCTCTATGCAGGAAGGTGGAGCACAGAGTTGGTGAAAACCATTTCATGAAAGAACTTGATTTTACAGACCCTCATGATGATGAAGCCTTTGGGTATGTCAATActtgctcgcaggcaggaagaaagaggagatatTGGAGCAGCAGTCTCCTGAGAGATGTTCCGGCTGTAGCTGCCCCTGTTGTATCAACTGTCATGTGGGCTTTCAGTACTCAGAGAGGAGGATTAGATTACATTTACAATATTGGAGCATTGCTTCGTGGTTGCtgcctcgtagccctgcactctTTACGCCATACGCTCTTCAGTGTCAAAACTTAA
- the LOC142360924 gene encoding uncharacterized protein LOC142360924: MFQAAFIRYFCSARGDRAPVTLPVKVLALIFTQNSDASKPPPFLLHTEGCRQLKVPFEDLKGAKGTVGSPPHKYPLVKTEFVYEDDGDNRPLIITKEIPFAATELAKLRKDFARTTRELETEYVWWVSLSGWDRILLLEREAEGYWGPGVFLTPSERRALWSLTQRAEHWAAGLNPLERGDPLATTGTTDQLLESVQKVACLQMMYDRELKPNLSSPMLLLADPERMTPQLRGLPDSLKPTGIQRQRRIQNTPSEGRTAATLEGGVTPDRRQPGSKVWMCGEIAQELISCGRRYGPVNRPYQRAETRALRAAEQGSGQSFFSGRSPDLAGKEKPLIRQGIWQLGLQKGIPRDLMHGLLTKKVEQLVQRWSGREIAFGPDPSAPPLVNLGGGTKQGRSWVQAAQGALCYVWLVRPEDFAARGVSPRLPAAETPEASPSQSGPTLHVHPSAVCGAGSAPVPLVWLQPPGVNFGWKPGL; encoded by the exons ATGTTTCAGGCAG ctTTCATAAGGTACTTCTGCTCAGCAAGAGGTGACAGAGCTCCCGTCACCCTCCCGGTAAAAGTCCTTGCTCTGATCTTTACCCAAAACTCAGATGCTTCCAAGCCTCCACCTTTCCTCCTCCATACTGAAGGGTGTAGGCAGCTGAAGGTGCCCTTT gaggacttgaagggagcaaaaggGACTGTAGGGAGCCCCCCCCACAAGTACCCgttggttaaaacagaattcgTATATGAAGATGACGGTGATAATCGCCCCCTgattattactaaagaaatcccttttgcggcAACTGAATTGGCAAAGCTGCGGAAAGATTTTGCAAGAACCACGAGAGAACTGGAGACAGAATATGTCTGgtgggtgtccctgtcggggTGGGACAGGATCTTGTTGTTggaaagggaagcggaagggtactggggcccgGGCGTGTTCTTAACCCCCAGTGAACGCCGAGCCCTGtggtcgctgactcagagggccGAGCACTGGGCCGCGGGGTTgaacccgctggagaggggggatcccctggccacCACAGGCACGACAGATCAGttattggaaagtgtgcagaaagtggcttgccttcagatgatgtatgaccgggagctcaagcctaatctgagctccccgatgctgctgctggcagaccccgaaagaatgactccccagctacgggggcttcccgattccctgaaacccaCAGGGATCCAGCGGCAGaggagaattcaaaacacccccagcgaggGGAGAACCGCGGCTACCCTGGAGGGGGGAGTGACCCCCGACCGTCGGCAGCCGGGGAGCAAAGTGTGGATGTGcggggagatagcccaagagctgattagcTGTGGGAGGAGATACGGACCTGTTAACCGGCCATATCAaagggctgaaaccagagccCTGCGAGCCGCAGAACAAGGGAGTGGGCAGTCGTTTTTCTCGGGGAGAAGCCCGGAtctggctgggaaagaaaagcccctaaTTCGGCAGGGGAtctggcagttagggcttcagaagggcattccccgggACCTCATGCATGGACTCCTGACCAAGAAGGTggaacagcttgtgcagagatggtcagggcgAGAAATCGCTTTTGGGCCAGAtcctagtgccccacccttggTGAATCTGGGGGGGGGAACGAAACAGGGAAGAAGctg GGTGCAGGCAGCTCAAGGTGCCCTTTGTTACGTGTGGCTGGTGAGGCCAGAGGATTTTGCAGCCCGGGGGGTTTCTCCTCGCCTCCCGGCGGCCGAGACCCCCGAGGCCTCCCCATCCCAGTCCGGCCCG ACTCTGCACGTCCACCCCAGCGCAGTCTGCGGCGCCGGCAGCGCTCCGGTGCCTCTGGTTTGGCTCCAGCCGCCGGGCGTTAACTTTGGGTGGAAGCCGGGTTTGTAG
- the LOC142360925 gene encoding syntabulin-like, with protein sequence MLLPSRVRKVSFLHKGRAYDKLQPYLAHFVRVPKQGVQHRLDGMICVLLKEPRTEADLSSSSSTGSISAPEARVTAAGSQRSSFSRNRGPYGQNNGSLSCKSAASPPASRQKEPLSALCKNQLTPANIRQNYRASSGTSSSSGSYKGSDSSPALRCSGGCHACGAHYKIKPPNPEQDLTALQQKEATLRHLKTKLKESESKLKEREIEIAELKAQLGRMKEDWIEEECKHVEGDLALNEARSKIKQLEQVIEAMKNNAVEKDQKIQKYFLDISIENKKLESLLQSMEMAQNSSAMDEQCLQYSCDAEGKPSALCATMPESLMAEDQALEEVADSRLLLSEDTSNGTDSAEESWSSTACEWSDPAPSSCVVKKLMLDSVADEKLTSSRQEEKSSSVMVEQAVQTDAVPYSLDVEQLIQNVFRAQDACSPVQSLCRKVEHRVGENHFMKELDFTDPHDDEAFGYVNTCSQAGRKRRYWSSSLLRDVPAVAAPVVSTVMWAFSTQRGGLDYIYNIGALLRGCCLVALHSLRRTLFSVKT encoded by the exons ATGCTACTACCGTCGAGGGTCAGAAAGGTTTCATTTCTCCATAAAGGAAGAGCCTATGACAAACTGCAGCCATATCTGGCTCACTTTGTCCGGGTTCCAAAGCAAGGAGTTCAGCACAGACTGGACGGAATGAT ttgtgtgctcctgaaggagccac gaactgaagccgatttgagctcttcaagcagcacaggcagtatttcagcacctgaagcccgtgtgactgctgctggaagccaaagatcttctttttctcgcaa tcgtggcccttacggtcagaataacggatccttatcctgcaagtccgcagccagcccacctgcttcccgtcagaaggagcctctgtcagccctgtgcaaaaaccagctgactcctgccaacatccgtcagaattacagggcttcttcaggcaccagcagcagctcaggctcctacaaaggaagcgacagcagcccagcgctgag gtgttcagggggatgccatgcttgtggtgcccactacaagattaagccaccaaatccagagcaggatttgactgctctgcagcagaaagaagctacattgcggcatttgaaaacaaagctgaaggaatcggagagcaaacttaaagaaag ggaaatagaaatagcagagctcaaagctcagctgggacgcatgaAGGAAGACTGGATTGAAGAAGAGTGTAAGCATGTGGAGGGGGATCTGGCCTTAAacgaagcaagaagcaaaattaagcAGCTCGagcaggttattgaagccatgaaaaacaatgctgttgagaaagaccaaaaaattcagaaatacttcttagACATCAGCattgaaaataagaaactggaatctttgctgcagagcatggaaatggctcagaacagctctgcgatggacgagcagtgcctgcagtacagctgtgacgcagaggggaagccatcagcgttgtgtgccacgatgccagagagcctcatggcagaggaccaagctctggaggaggtggcagatagcaggctgcttcttagtgaggacacATCTAATgggactgattcagctgaagagagctggagcagcacagcttgTGAGTGGAGTGATCCCGCTCCCTCCAGTTGTGTTGTGAAGAAACTGATGCTTGACAGTGTTGCAGATGAAAAACTAACTTCTTCCcggcaggaggagaaaagcagcagtgtgatGGTGGAACAGGCCGTCCAGACTGACGCGGTGCCATATAGCCTAGATGTGGAGCAGCTCATTCAGAACGTCTTCAGAGCTCAGGATGCCTGTTCTCCTGTGCAGTCTCTATGCAGGAAGGTGGAGCACAGAGTTGGTGAAAACCATTTCATGAAAGAACTTGATTTTACAGACCCTCATGATGATGAAGCCTTTGGGTATGTCAATActtgctcgcaggcaggaagaaagaggagatatTGGAGCAGCAGTCTCCTGAGAGATGTTCCGGCTGTAGCTGCCCCTGTTGTATCAACTGTCATGTGGGCTTTCAGTACTCAGAGAGGAGGATTAGATTACATTTACAATATTGGAGCATTGCTTCGTGGTTGCtgcctcgtagccctgcactctTTACGCCGTACGCTCTTCAGTGTCAAAACTTAA
- the LOC142360926 gene encoding uncharacterized protein LOC142360926 produces MKLLPSVNQESSALSNGSSFKPAFIRYFCSARGDRAPVTLPVKVLALIFTQNSDASKPPPFLLHTEGCRQLKVPFEDLKGAKGTVGSPPHKYPLVKTEFVYEDDGDNRPLIITKEIPFAATELAKLRKDFARTTRELETEYVWWVSLSGWDRILLLEREAEGYWGPGVFLTPSERRALWSLTQRAEHWAAGLNPLERGDPLATTGTTDQLLESVQKVACLQMMYDRELKPNLSSPMLLLADPERMTPQLRGLPDSLKPTGIQRQRRIQNTPSEGRTAATLEGGVTPDRRQPGSKVWMCGEIAQELISCGRRYGPVNRPYQRAETRALRAAEQGSGQSFFSGRSPDLAGKEKPLIRQGIWQLGLQKGIPRDLMHGLLTKKVEQLVQRWSGREIAFGPDPSAPPLVNLGGGTKQGRSWVQAAQGALCYVWLVRPEDFAARGVSPRLPAAETPEASPSQSGPTLHVHPSAVCGAGSAPVPLVWLQPPGVNFGWKPGL; encoded by the exons ctTTCATAAGGTACTTCTGCTCAGCAAGAGGTGACAGAGCTCCCGTCACCCTCCCGGTAAAAGTCCTTGCTCTGATCTTTACCCAAAACTCAGATGCTTCCAAGCCTCCACCTTTCCTCCTCCATACTGAAGGGTGTAGGCAGCTGAAGGTGCCCTTT gaggacttgaagggagcaaaaggGACTGTAGGGAGCCCCCCCCACAAGTACCCgttggttaaaacagaattcgTATATGAAGATGACGGTGATAATCGCCCCCTgattattactaaagaaatcccttttgcggcAACTGAATTGGCAAAGCTGCGGAAAGATTTTGCAAGAACCACGAGAGAACTGGAGACAGAATATGTCTGgtgggtgtccctgtcggggTGGGACAGGATCTTGTTGTTggaaagggaagcggaagggtactggggcccgGGCGTGTTCTTAACCCCCAGTGAACGCCGAGCCCTGtggtcgctgactcagagggccGAGCACTGGGCCGCGGGGTTgaacccgctggagaggggggatcccctggccacCACAGGCACGACAGATCAGttattggaaagtgtgcagaaagtggcttgccttcagatgatgtatgaccgggagctcaagcctaatctgagctccccgatgctgctgctggcagaccccgaaagaatgactccccagctacgggggcttcccgattccctgaaacccaCAGGGATCCAGCGGCAGaggagaattcaaaacacccccagcgaggGGAGAACCGCGGCTACCCTGGAGGGGGGAGTGACCCCCGACCGTCGGCAGCCGGGGAGCAAAGTGTGGATGTGcggggagatagcccaagagctgattagcTGTGGGAGGAGATACGGACCTGTTAACCGGCCATATCAaagggctgaaaccagagccCTGCGAGCCGCAGAACAAGGGAGTGGGCAGTCGTTTTTCTCGGGGAGAAGCCCGGAtctggctgggaaagaaaagcccctaaTTCGGCAGGGGAtctggcagttagggcttcagaagggcattccccgggACCTCATGCATGGACTCCTGACCAAGAAGGTggaacagcttgtgcagagatggtcagggcgAGAAATCGCTTTTGGGCCAGAtcctagtgccccacccttggTGAATCTGGGGGGGGGAACGAAACAGGGAAGAAGctg GGTGCAGGCAGCTCAAGGTGCCCTTTGTTACGTGTGGCTGGTGAGGCCAGAGGATTTTGCAGCCCGGGGGGTTTCTCCTCGCCTCCCGGCGGCCGAGACCCCCGAGGCCTCCCCATCCCAGTCCGGCCCG ACTCTGCACGTCCACCCCAGCGCAGTCTGCGGCGCCGGCAGCGCTCCGGTGCCTCTGGTTTGGCTCCAGCCGCCGGGCGTTAACTTTGGGTGGAAGCCGGGTTTGTAG